The proteins below are encoded in one region of Paenisporosarcina cavernae:
- a CDS encoding biotin--[acetyl-CoA-carboxylase] ligase has product MKVPIKQGVWKRLLEMDGEPISGQKLAEELGVSRTAIWKAVQTLQSEGFEIDSVKKSGYAIHAKPAFLTLEEMQQYRTSEQIGKYIHLYPSLTSTQVIAHEKAQHGALHGTVIVSEEQTAGRGRLQRKWDSGAGKGLWMTIILRPDIHVSRAPQLTLIAAVAVVKGIEDVTGVQAQIKWPNDVLINGKKCTGILTELQADVDRVQAVLLGIGINVLHDKEDFPEELKDIATSLKMESGEAVNRAKLAATIWNYLEKYSDLYLEQGFEPIRLLWESYSTSIGQQIIARTAREVIEGRAKGITKDGVLLVEDSTGKIHEIYSADIELTT; this is encoded by the coding sequence ATGAAGGTACCGATTAAACAAGGAGTTTGGAAACGACTGCTTGAAATGGATGGAGAGCCAATTTCTGGGCAAAAACTTGCCGAAGAACTTGGCGTATCACGAACTGCGATTTGGAAAGCAGTGCAAACACTTCAATCAGAGGGATTCGAAATAGATTCTGTCAAAAAGAGCGGATATGCAATTCATGCTAAACCCGCATTTTTAACGCTGGAAGAAATGCAACAGTATCGAACGTCCGAACAAATTGGAAAGTACATCCACCTATATCCATCTCTTACTTCTACTCAAGTTATTGCACATGAGAAAGCACAACACGGTGCTTTGCATGGCACGGTAATTGTAAGCGAAGAGCAAACAGCTGGAAGAGGAAGGTTGCAACGAAAATGGGATTCTGGAGCAGGGAAAGGCTTATGGATGACTATCATTCTACGTCCCGACATTCATGTATCTCGCGCTCCACAATTGACATTAATTGCAGCGGTTGCAGTTGTAAAAGGAATCGAAGATGTTACAGGTGTACAAGCTCAAATCAAGTGGCCGAATGACGTGCTCATTAATGGAAAGAAATGTACGGGTATTTTAACTGAACTACAAGCAGATGTTGATCGTGTACAAGCTGTGTTATTAGGTATCGGAATTAATGTATTGCATGATAAAGAAGACTTTCCAGAAGAGTTAAAGGACATCGCAACATCGCTAAAAATGGAAAGTGGAGAAGCTGTTAATCGAGCAAAATTAGCTGCTACAATATGGAATTACCTCGAAAAATACAGTGATCTATACTTAGAACAAGGGTTTGAACCAATTCGTTTATTATGGGAGTCCTATTCTACTAGCATTGGTCAACAGATTATCGCCCGCACAGCTCGCGAAGTGATAGAAGGACGTGCGAAAGGAATCACAAAAGATGGTGTATTGTTAGTAGAAGATTCCACAGGAAAAATCCATGAGATTTATTCAGCAGATATCGAATTGACAACATAA
- the panB gene encoding 3-methyl-2-oxobutanoate hydroxymethyltransferase: protein MKSVSNFMKMKQQGEKIAMLTAYDAPTASIAEKAAMDILLVGDSLGMVVLGYDSTVPVTLEDMIHHGKAVRRGAKDTFVVVDMPFGSYHASIDTAIDNGIRLFQETGANALKIEGADEIVDVIYRLTKTGIPVVAHLGLLPQSAAVLGGYKVQGKTASAAKKLIEDAKRCEEAGAIMVVLECIPHQLAAEISKAVSIPVIGIGAGEACDGQVLVYHDTVGYGAHHIPRFVKQYSTISQTIEQALLDYVHEVKTSSFPAEEHRFSMKDDELEQLYGGNK from the coding sequence ATGAAATCTGTATCAAATTTTATGAAAATGAAACAGCAAGGTGAAAAAATTGCGATGTTAACTGCCTACGATGCCCCCACTGCCTCCATCGCTGAAAAAGCAGCTATGGATATTTTACTAGTGGGAGATTCACTTGGAATGGTTGTACTGGGGTACGATTCAACCGTTCCTGTTACGTTGGAGGATATGATCCATCACGGAAAAGCAGTCCGTAGAGGAGCAAAAGATACATTTGTTGTTGTGGATATGCCTTTTGGTTCGTATCACGCATCCATTGATACTGCTATTGATAATGGTATTCGTTTGTTTCAAGAAACAGGTGCGAATGCATTGAAAATAGAAGGGGCAGATGAGATTGTCGATGTCATTTATCGTTTAACGAAAACCGGCATCCCTGTGGTAGCTCACTTAGGTTTATTGCCACAATCCGCTGCAGTATTGGGTGGGTACAAAGTACAGGGGAAAACAGCTTCGGCAGCAAAAAAATTAATAGAAGATGCGAAACGCTGTGAAGAAGCTGGTGCGATTATGGTTGTATTGGAATGTATTCCACATCAACTAGCTGCAGAAATTTCGAAAGCAGTTTCTATTCCAGTCATAGGAATTGGTGCGGGAGAAGCATGTGACGGGCAAGTGCTCGTTTACCATGATACGGTTGGATACGGTGCACATCATATACCGAGGTTCGTGAAACAGTATTCCACTATCTCGCAAACGATTGAACAAGCCCTTTTAGATTATGTTCACGAAGTGAAAACTTCTTCATTCCCAGCAGAGGAACACCGATTCTCCATGAAAGACGATGAACTTGAACAGTTATACGGAGGAAACAAATGA
- the panC gene encoding pantoate--beta-alanine ligase: MITVHTIAALKEQLAIFRSTTQSIGFVPTMGYLHEGHESLLKKARNENDVVVLSIFVNPSQFGPNEDLDRYPRDLERDLAIAKKSQVDIVFAPSIEEMYPTKMKIHFLAEEQSKVLCGASRPGHFEGVLMVVTKLFHLVSPTRAYFGMKDAQQLAIIETLVRDYNFPLEIIRGETIREEDGLAKSSRNVFLCEKEREEAPALFQALVLAKEHFQKHRSVIDAIQKATEHVTKNTNAKIDYLQLLEYPSLAEVTEDSQEMIVAGAIYFENARLIDNQIFNVKGE, encoded by the coding sequence ATGATTACGGTACACACAATCGCAGCATTAAAGGAACAATTAGCTATATTCCGGAGCACAACTCAATCGATTGGTTTTGTTCCTACAATGGGCTATTTACATGAAGGTCATGAATCATTGTTAAAAAAAGCGCGTAACGAGAATGATGTAGTCGTATTAAGTATCTTTGTAAATCCATCTCAGTTTGGACCGAATGAAGATCTCGATCGTTATCCACGAGATTTAGAGCGCGACTTAGCAATTGCGAAAAAAAGTCAGGTCGATATTGTATTCGCACCATCCATTGAAGAAATGTATCCTACGAAAATGAAGATACATTTTCTAGCAGAAGAGCAGTCAAAAGTTCTTTGCGGGGCATCTCGTCCTGGACATTTTGAAGGAGTTTTAATGGTTGTCACAAAACTTTTCCATTTAGTTTCCCCTACAAGAGCTTACTTTGGAATGAAAGATGCGCAGCAATTAGCCATTATCGAAACACTTGTGAGAGATTACAATTTTCCATTAGAAATTATTCGTGGGGAAACAATTCGTGAAGAGGATGGACTTGCAAAAAGTTCTCGAAATGTCTTTTTATGTGAAAAGGAACGGGAGGAAGCTCCAGCTCTTTTTCAAGCACTCGTTCTAGCGAAAGAGCATTTCCAGAAACATCGGTCGGTAATAGATGCTATTCAAAAAGCAACGGAGCATGTAACAAAAAATACAAACGCAAAAATTGACTATCTGCAACTTTTAGAATATCCTTCACTTGCTGAGGTGACGGAAGATTCACAAGAAATGATTGTTGCTGGTGCTATCTATTTTGAAAATGCTCGATTAATCGACAACCAGATTTTTAACGTAAAAGGAGAATGA
- the panD gene encoding aspartate 1-decarboxylase → MLRMMLNSKIHRAVVTEADLNYVGSITIDQDILDAVGMLPNEKVHIVNNNNGARFETYIIAGARGSGVICVNGAAARLVQKGDIVIILSYAYVMNEEAASHKPTVAIMNQDNSIRDILTYEPEATVM, encoded by the coding sequence ATGTTACGAATGATGTTAAATAGTAAAATTCACCGTGCTGTTGTAACAGAAGCGGATTTAAATTATGTTGGGAGCATCACTATAGATCAAGACATATTAGATGCTGTTGGAATGCTTCCAAACGAAAAAGTACACATTGTCAATAACAACAATGGTGCAAGATTTGAAACGTATATAATTGCTGGAGCACGTGGAAGCGGTGTGATATGTGTTAACGGGGCTGCAGCTAGACTTGTGCAAAAAGGAGACATTGTTATCATTCTCTCTTATGCGTATGTGATGAATGAAGAAGCGGCTTCTCATAAACCAACCGTCGCTATTATGAATCAAGATAACTCGATTCGAGATATTTTAACGTACGAACCTGAGGCAACAGTCATGTAA
- the dinG gene encoding ATP-dependent DNA helicase DinG, translated as MEKPIYAVVDIETTGNAPSRGDRMIQFAVVFVQDGAIIDEYSTFINPERAIPKFIEDLTSISSINVEGAPTFKGIAPKISKLLKGTTFVAHNVSFDLPFIQAELKRAGEPKWVGETIDTVELSRVLYPTLFSFKLQDVTAENGIVLTNAHRADDDAMATAKLFVKCLEDLKNLPLLTLQLLHKRAFQWKSRISTLLHEFIVEKRTSLLAHDGLVYKELALKKWTLTQRLAATQDTFPKSWEEKKRLFENTSTFRLIQEQCQMMDVVWDSLVEKSEVIIEGSTGIGKSLAYLLPSYFYAKQSGLQAVISTSTTPLMNQIVDKEITQLSKLLNKPVNAAIVKGIHHYIDLEKFSQSLSFEDESYDEMFTKCQVAVWLTMTETGDLEEINCSSGGMLFLDRVRKKSRNKQEMIEFDFYERALQRSINAEIVVTNHSMIAHDVLRDHPLFHPEKMFLILDEAHQFGHSVQQLGEQLFAYTHWKYLFGQIGDLSERQLMGKFRQVCTIHGLEVFSQFHQLEKYFNDFQSSFDQLITEMIDTLRDNFKQKYQHRYQFPIRELAIPLEEIHGLYEKGVRFKDLGQRILHTLFTLQNDYSGLDQQVIFEWEFLINEWNSRLNEWDHIFFSSKESAAWVDIDTRSLPGSLQITQVPILLQSSIHRIISSWRNSNGVIWTSGTFTTPKNSRYLAEQYGIPTSVPIHQFIAPTNFYNGAKVFVVTDMPDIQQVSQAEYIESVAEVVIETAMVTEGKCFVLFTSHDMLRKTVEFIQDTEQLKEFTLFAQGITSGSRSKLLKSFNRIPKSILFGTTSFWEGIDMAADSLAAVVLVRLPFASPEEPIFKAKATILESQGMNPFSEISLPEALLKFRQGFGRLIRRPNDRGAFIILDRRIETKSYGKEFIHALPSISTEKVSLEDMVLALEHWYTKKA; from the coding sequence TTGGAAAAACCAATTTATGCCGTCGTTGACATAGAGACAACTGGAAACGCTCCGTCACGTGGAGACCGTATGATTCAATTTGCGGTAGTATTCGTTCAAGATGGTGCTATTATCGATGAATATAGTACATTCATTAACCCCGAACGTGCTATTCCGAAATTCATTGAAGATTTAACCTCCATTTCATCAATCAATGTGGAAGGTGCCCCTACATTTAAGGGAATTGCGCCAAAAATCTCCAAACTATTAAAAGGAACCACTTTTGTTGCTCACAATGTTTCATTCGATTTACCTTTTATTCAAGCGGAGTTAAAACGTGCTGGGGAACCAAAATGGGTTGGGGAAACGATTGATACGGTGGAACTTTCTAGAGTATTGTATCCGACACTTTTTAGCTTCAAACTTCAGGATGTTACTGCTGAAAATGGCATTGTGTTAACGAATGCTCACCGTGCGGATGACGACGCGATGGCTACAGCTAAACTTTTTGTGAAATGTCTCGAAGACTTGAAAAATTTGCCACTCCTCACATTACAGCTTTTACATAAACGAGCTTTTCAATGGAAAAGCCGGATTTCGACACTTTTACACGAATTTATCGTAGAGAAAAGAACTTCTTTGTTGGCACATGATGGACTTGTGTATAAGGAACTTGCATTAAAAAAATGGACATTGACACAGCGTTTAGCAGCTACGCAAGATACGTTTCCTAAATCATGGGAAGAAAAAAAGCGCTTGTTTGAAAACACCTCAACCTTTCGTTTGATCCAGGAACAGTGTCAAATGATGGATGTTGTTTGGGACTCTTTAGTAGAAAAATCGGAAGTGATTATTGAAGGTTCTACAGGGATTGGGAAAAGCTTAGCTTATTTACTACCATCCTATTTTTATGCTAAACAATCGGGGTTGCAAGCTGTGATCAGTACTTCTACAACACCTTTAATGAATCAGATAGTTGATAAAGAGATTACTCAACTTTCCAAGCTTTTGAATAAACCTGTAAACGCTGCAATTGTCAAAGGAATTCATCATTATATTGACTTAGAAAAATTCAGTCAGTCTCTCTCATTTGAAGATGAATCGTATGATGAAATGTTCACAAAATGCCAAGTAGCAGTATGGCTCACAATGACTGAGACAGGTGATTTGGAAGAGATAAATTGTTCGAGTGGTGGAATGCTATTTCTAGATCGAGTTCGAAAAAAATCAAGAAATAAACAAGAAATGATCGAATTTGATTTTTATGAAAGAGCATTGCAGCGAAGTATAAATGCGGAAATTGTTGTCACAAATCATTCTATGATTGCACATGATGTGCTGCGTGATCATCCGCTTTTTCATCCTGAAAAGATGTTTCTTATTCTGGATGAAGCTCATCAGTTTGGACATTCCGTCCAGCAATTAGGGGAACAACTTTTTGCGTATACTCATTGGAAGTATTTGTTTGGTCAAATTGGAGATTTAAGTGAACGGCAATTAATGGGGAAATTCCGACAAGTCTGTACGATTCATGGATTAGAAGTTTTTTCTCAATTTCATCAACTAGAGAAATATTTTAACGATTTTCAATCGTCATTCGATCAATTAATTACAGAGATGATTGATACCCTTCGCGATAACTTTAAGCAGAAATATCAGCATCGGTATCAATTTCCGATTCGAGAGTTAGCGATTCCGCTTGAAGAAATTCATGGCCTTTACGAAAAGGGCGTCCGATTTAAAGACCTTGGACAACGAATTTTGCATACGTTATTTACGCTTCAAAACGATTACTCCGGTTTAGACCAACAAGTTATTTTTGAATGGGAATTTTTGATCAATGAATGGAATAGTAGATTAAACGAATGGGATCATATTTTCTTTTCCTCAAAGGAGTCTGCAGCTTGGGTAGATATTGATACACGAAGTCTACCAGGAAGTTTGCAAATTACACAGGTCCCGATTTTATTACAATCATCCATTCATCGCATAATTTCCTCTTGGAGAAACTCGAATGGCGTAATTTGGACATCAGGTACTTTTACTACACCGAAAAATTCTCGGTATTTGGCAGAACAATATGGAATTCCAACGTCTGTTCCTATCCATCAATTTATTGCTCCAACTAATTTTTATAATGGAGCGAAAGTATTTGTTGTAACAGATATGCCAGATATTCAACAAGTATCTCAAGCTGAATACATTGAATCAGTAGCAGAAGTCGTGATTGAAACCGCTATGGTGACGGAGGGGAAATGTTTTGTTTTATTTACCTCCCATGACATGCTTCGGAAAACGGTTGAATTCATTCAAGATACAGAACAATTAAAAGAATTTACACTGTTTGCACAAGGAATTACATCTGGCAGCAGATCGAAATTATTAAAGTCCTTTAATCGCATACCAAAATCTATTCTTTTTGGGACGACAAGTTTTTGGGAAGGCATCGACATGGCTGCAGATTCACTTGCAGCTGTCGTATTGGTACGCTTACCTTTTGCCTCGCCAGAAGAACCGATATTTAAAGCCAAAGCAACCATTCTGGAATCACAAGGAATGAATCCTTTTTCCGAAATCTCCCTTCCAGAAGCTCTTTTAAAGTTTCGTCAAGGATTTGGCCGACTAATTAGACGTCCTAATGATCGGGGAGCATTTATCATTCTTGATCGTCGGATTGAGACAAAATCATATGGGAAAGAATTTATTCATGCTTTGCCATCTATTTCGACTGAGAAAGTATCCCTAGAAGATATGGTCTTAGCGCTGGAACATTGGTATACTAAGAAAGCATGA
- a CDS encoding YpmA family protein, whose translation MESKIEILSTIKVEYSNDLYKIVDTLNRTLKEKDIMFGLALDKENQEKAIFTIYKT comes from the coding sequence ATGGAAAGTAAAATCGAGATTCTTTCGACAATTAAAGTGGAGTATTCGAACGATTTATATAAAATCGTTGATACGTTGAATCGCACATTAAAAGAAAAAGATATTATGTTTGGTTTAGCGCTCGATAAAGAAAATCAAGAAAAAGCAATCTTCACTATTTATAAAACTTAG
- a CDS encoding DUF5590 domain-containing protein, whose amino-acid sequence MKRWLIFLSLFVVLLGLSISIVVLWKASHAFSEVRKTGEEVALQNNFLQTVDESYVYNGSTPYVTVIGNDRNAQKKAVFIPQNQKETTVPSVLLKEGISENQVKKLVQDEFPVKEILHIKLGYEAPGAIWEVTFKSANGQLNYVYVLHQNGEWWKKILNL is encoded by the coding sequence ATGAAAAGATGGTTGATTTTTTTAAGCCTATTTGTGGTGTTATTAGGATTGAGTATTTCCATCGTAGTGCTTTGGAAAGCTTCTCACGCATTCTCAGAAGTAAGGAAAACCGGAGAAGAAGTAGCTCTACAAAATAATTTTTTACAAACGGTGGATGAATCATATGTATATAATGGTTCGACACCTTATGTTACGGTAATCGGAAACGATCGAAACGCGCAAAAAAAAGCCGTATTCATTCCGCAAAACCAAAAAGAAACAACCGTTCCTTCCGTTTTACTTAAAGAAGGGATTTCAGAGAATCAAGTAAAGAAACTTGTGCAAGATGAATTCCCGGTAAAAGAAATTCTCCATATTAAACTAGGCTATGAAGCTCCTGGTGCGATTTGGGAAGTCACTTTCAAAAGTGCAAACGGTCAATTGAATTATGTATATGTTTTGCATCAAAATGGCGAATGGTGGAAGAAAATATTGAATTTATAA
- a CDS encoding pyridoxal phosphate-dependent aminotransferase, with translation MVSLAKRVQTLTPSTTLAITAKAKELKEQGIDVIGLGAGEPDFNTPENILEAATKSMYEGHTKYTPAGGLPALKKAIQDKLKRDQHLSYSPKEIIVGIGAKHLLYTLFQVILDEGDEVIIPTPYWVSYPEQVKLAQGLPVFLEAKEENQYKITPSQLEAAITEKSKALILNSPSNPTGMVYTKDELHALALICEKHNLLIISDEIYEKLLYGNAQHVSIAQLSDSLKKLTIIINGVSKSHSMTGWRIGFAAGDESIISAMTDLASHSTSNPVTTSQYAAMEAYNGPQDDVEVMRKAFEERLSVIFPKVEAIPGFRVLKPQGAFYLLPNVSEAAKRTGYETVDAFAEALLTEAKVAVIPGSGFGAPATIRLSYATSLELLEEAVKRIHEFVESKWDTADRI, from the coding sequence ATGGTATCACTTGCTAAACGAGTTCAAACGCTAACCCCATCAACAACTTTGGCAATTACTGCGAAAGCAAAAGAGTTAAAAGAACAAGGTATCGATGTCATTGGTCTTGGAGCTGGTGAACCAGATTTTAATACACCAGAAAATATTTTAGAAGCTGCAACAAAATCTATGTATGAAGGTCATACAAAGTATACACCTGCTGGTGGACTGCCAGCGCTTAAGAAAGCAATACAAGATAAACTCAAACGTGATCAGCACTTAAGCTACAGTCCTAAAGAAATAATAGTGGGTATTGGTGCAAAGCACTTGTTGTATACATTATTCCAAGTGATATTGGATGAGGGGGATGAAGTAATTATTCCTACTCCTTACTGGGTAAGCTATCCGGAACAAGTCAAGTTAGCTCAAGGATTACCTGTCTTTTTAGAAGCGAAGGAAGAGAATCAGTATAAAATTACTCCTTCTCAATTAGAGGCAGCTATTACGGAAAAGAGTAAGGCATTAATCCTTAACTCTCCAAGTAATCCAACTGGTATGGTCTATACAAAAGATGAATTACACGCGTTAGCACTTATTTGTGAAAAGCATAATTTGCTTATTATATCCGATGAAATATATGAAAAATTATTGTATGGAAATGCACAACATGTTTCGATTGCACAACTGTCCGATTCGCTTAAAAAGCTAACGATCATTATAAATGGTGTCTCGAAATCTCATTCGATGACAGGTTGGAGAATCGGTTTTGCAGCTGGGGATGAATCGATTATTTCTGCCATGACAGATCTTGCAAGTCACTCTACATCTAATCCTGTGACTACATCGCAATACGCAGCAATGGAAGCGTATAATGGTCCTCAAGATGATGTGGAAGTAATGCGTAAAGCATTTGAAGAGAGATTATCGGTCATCTTTCCAAAAGTAGAGGCAATACCAGGTTTCCGAGTCCTTAAACCACAAGGTGCATTTTACTTGTTGCCGAATGTATCAGAAGCTGCAAAACGTACTGGATACGAAACAGTTGATGCTTTTGCCGAGGCTTTGTTAACAGAAGCTAAAGTAGCTGTCATTCCTGGTTCAGGTTTTGGTGCACCGGCGACAATTCGCTTATCATATGCGACATCTTTAGAGTTATTAGAAGAAGCAGTAAAACGAATTCATGAATTTGTAGAATCAAAATGGGATACTGCAGATCGTATTTAA
- the asnS gene encoding asparagine--tRNA ligase, whose protein sequence is MKKITINDMKHHVGEEITLGAWLANKRSSGKIAFLQLRDGSGFVQGVVVKEEVGEELFAVAKGMTQETSMYVTGVVTEDSRTTFGYELQVKNIDVIAEAIDFPITPKEHGTEFLMDNRHLWLRSRKQHAIMKIRNEVIRATYEFFNENGFTKVDPPILTGSAPEGTSELFQTKYFDEDAYLSQSGQLYMEAAAMALGKVFSFGPTFRAEKSKTRRHLIEFWMIEPEMAFVEFNENLEVQENYVSYIVQSVVKNCPLELERLGRDVSKLEKIKVPFPRISYDDAITFLHENGFNDIQWGDDFGSPHETAIAEHYDLPVFITHYPIGIKPFYMQPHPDRDDVVLCADLIAPEGYGEIIGGSERIHDHHLMEQRIKEHNLDPQAYAWYLELRKQGSVPHSGFGLGLERTVAWISGAEHVRESIPFPRLLNRLYP, encoded by the coding sequence ATGAAGAAAATTACAATCAATGACATGAAACACCATGTAGGTGAAGAAATAACATTAGGTGCATGGTTAGCAAACAAACGTTCTAGTGGGAAAATTGCTTTTTTACAATTACGTGATGGAAGTGGATTTGTTCAAGGTGTGGTAGTGAAAGAAGAGGTTGGAGAAGAATTATTTGCTGTCGCAAAAGGGATGACACAAGAGACTTCGATGTATGTGACAGGTGTCGTAACAGAAGATTCTCGTACAACTTTTGGATATGAACTACAAGTGAAGAATATTGACGTAATTGCGGAAGCCATCGATTTTCCAATCACTCCAAAAGAACATGGAACAGAGTTTTTAATGGATAACCGCCATTTATGGTTACGTTCAAGAAAACAGCATGCCATTATGAAAATCCGAAACGAAGTAATTCGTGCAACATACGAATTTTTCAACGAGAATGGTTTCACTAAAGTAGATCCTCCTATCTTAACTGGATCTGCACCTGAAGGAACTTCCGAGTTGTTTCAAACGAAATACTTTGATGAGGATGCCTATTTATCTCAGTCAGGGCAGTTATACATGGAAGCAGCTGCAATGGCTCTTGGAAAAGTTTTCTCATTCGGTCCGACTTTCCGTGCGGAAAAATCGAAGACTCGTCGACATTTAATCGAGTTTTGGATGATTGAGCCTGAAATGGCGTTTGTGGAGTTTAATGAAAATCTAGAAGTGCAAGAGAACTATGTGTCATATATCGTTCAATCTGTGGTAAAAAATTGTCCACTAGAATTAGAAAGATTAGGGCGCGACGTTAGTAAATTAGAAAAAATCAAAGTTCCATTCCCACGTATTAGTTATGATGATGCCATTACGTTTTTGCATGAAAATGGCTTCAACGATATTCAATGGGGTGACGATTTTGGGTCGCCGCATGAAACAGCAATTGCAGAACATTATGACTTACCTGTATTTATAACTCATTATCCAATCGGTATAAAACCGTTTTATATGCAACCACACCCAGACCGTGATGATGTTGTGTTATGTGCAGATTTAATTGCACCAGAAGGATACGGTGAAATAATCGGTGGTTCTGAACGGATTCATGATCATCATTTAATGGAACAACGAATTAAGGAACACAACCTTGATCCACAAGCATATGCTTGGTATTTAGAATTACGTAAACAAGGATCTGTTCCTCATTCTGGATTCGGATTGGGATTAGAGAGAACCGTTGCTTGGATCAGTGGAGCGGAACATGTTCGTGAATCGATTCCATTCCCACGCTTATTAAATCGATTATATCCATAA
- a CDS encoding DnaD domain-containing protein translates to MENQLPDRLQAWLEQGNVTISQLFFKHYKTCGIQDHEALLLLHLIAFKEQGVAFPTPKNLAEVTHFTEQQISQYTQRLFQKGFLSIENRYDANGVYEEMYSFHALWAKLLESLEQAKTMSAQSETTMQEGELYKIFEQEFGRLLSPMEMESIGMWLDHDKMSPELIKAALKEAVIAQKVSLRYIDRILFEWKKKNIQTPKQVEKHASEYRAKTIQPTSNLQQPTTRRKVPFYNWLEERD, encoded by the coding sequence ATGGAAAATCAATTACCTGACCGCCTCCAAGCTTGGTTAGAGCAGGGGAATGTTACTATTTCCCAGCTCTTTTTTAAACATTACAAGACTTGCGGTATTCAGGATCACGAAGCCCTTTTACTACTCCATTTAATCGCATTTAAAGAACAAGGAGTCGCTTTTCCAACTCCTAAAAATTTAGCAGAAGTGACACACTTTACAGAACAACAAATCAGCCAATACACACAACGTCTGTTTCAAAAAGGATTTCTTTCTATTGAAAATCGCTACGATGCGAATGGCGTATACGAGGAGATGTACTCTTTTCATGCGTTGTGGGCAAAATTGTTAGAGTCACTCGAACAAGCGAAAACAATGTCTGCACAATCAGAAACAACCATGCAAGAGGGCGAACTATACAAAATCTTTGAACAAGAATTTGGTCGATTACTCTCACCAATGGAAATGGAATCGATTGGTATGTGGTTGGATCATGATAAAATGTCGCCAGAATTAATTAAAGCAGCATTAAAAGAAGCAGTAATTGCACAAAAAGTAAGTTTACGTTATATCGACCGCATTCTTTTTGAATGGAAAAAGAAAAATATACAAACACCTAAACAAGTGGAAAAACATGCAAGTGAGTACCGTGCGAAGACCATCCAACCTACAAGTAATTTACAGCAACCAACGACGAGACGGAAAGTTCCATTTTATAACTGGTTAGAGGAAAGAGATTGA
- the nth gene encoding endonuclease III: MLTKAQWQGCLEVMEEMFPDAHCELIHSNPFELLIATLLSAQCTDALVNRVTPALFAKYRSPQDYLQVDVEELQNDIRSIGLYRNKSKNIQALSQMLIEQFAGEVPNSREALVTLPGVGRKTANVVLSVAFGIPALAVDTHVERVSKRLGLCKWKDSVLQVEETITKKTPMNLWNKTHHQLIFFGRYHCKAQNPNCLSCPLLEVCREGKKRMKKLSST, from the coding sequence TTGCTAACAAAAGCACAATGGCAGGGATGTCTAGAAGTGATGGAAGAGATGTTTCCTGATGCACATTGTGAGTTAATTCACAGTAACCCATTTGAATTACTGATCGCTACACTATTATCTGCACAATGTACGGATGCCTTAGTTAACAGAGTGACACCTGCCTTATTTGCAAAATATCGTTCCCCGCAAGACTATCTTCAAGTAGACGTGGAGGAATTACAAAACGATATACGTTCAATCGGGCTATACCGAAACAAATCGAAAAATATTCAAGCACTTTCCCAGATGTTAATAGAACAGTTTGCTGGAGAAGTTCCAAACAGTCGAGAAGCATTGGTGACGCTGCCAGGTGTAGGAAGAAAAACAGCAAATGTTGTTCTTTCAGTAGCTTTTGGAATTCCAGCTTTAGCAGTTGATACGCATGTGGAACGTGTTTCAAAGCGATTAGGACTTTGTAAATGGAAAGATTCGGTGCTGCAAGTGGAGGAAACAATAACGAAAAAAACACCAATGAATCTTTGGAATAAAACGCACCATCAATTAATTTTTTTTGGTAGATATCACTGTAAAGCCCAAAACCCGAATTGTCTCTCTTGTCCTTTATTAGAAGTGTGCAGGGAAGGAAAGAAACGGATGAAGAAACTCTCATCCACTTAG